One Bacillus andreraoultii genomic region harbors:
- a CDS encoding CotH kinase family protein encodes MDRTTIPTYSLFIHPANLRELMTDIWSDEPIPAKLTIHNKTFPINLAYRGNHIREFAKKSYLITIKKRANYRKNQEFHLNAEFLDTSLIRSKLSFDFFHDIGVFVPSARHVFLKINGKKSGIYLKIESLDQLYFEKRNIPVKAIFYAINSDADFSLYSYYEKRSKLDLLSGYECKYGTVKEGLYFREFIYKINALSDDEFTKEVENYLDVHTFLRWLAGVVCIQNFDGFHQNYAIFLNAETNLFSI; translated from the coding sequence ATGGATAGAACAACCATCCCAACATATTCACTTTTCATCCATCCAGCAAATCTTCGTGAACTAATGACGGATATATGGTCTGATGAACCTATTCCGGCAAAACTTACCATTCATAATAAAACATTTCCTATAAATCTTGCGTATCGGGGAAATCATATAAGAGAGTTTGCAAAAAAATCGTACCTGATTACGATAAAAAAGCGAGCAAATTATCGAAAAAACCAAGAATTCCATCTAAATGCAGAATTTTTAGATACCTCACTTATCCGCTCCAAGCTTTCTTTTGATTTTTTTCATGATATTGGGGTTTTCGTCCCATCAGCGAGACATGTCTTTTTAAAAATTAATGGAAAGAAGTCAGGTATCTACCTCAAAATTGAATCGTTGGACCAACTTTATTTTGAAAAAAGAAACATACCGGTAAAAGCCATTTTTTACGCTATTAACAGTGATGCTGATTTTTCCCTGTATAGTTATTATGAGAAAAGGTCGAAGTTAGACTTATTATCTGGCTATGAATGTAAATACGGAACTGTAAAAGAGGGACTATATTTTCGAGAGTTTATTTATAAAATAAACGCTCTATCCGATGATGAATTTACGAAGGAAGTTGAAAATTATCTCGATGTTCATACGTTTTTACGGTGGTTAGCTGGTGTCGTATGTATTCAAAACTTTGATGGTTTCCACCAAAATTATGCGATATTTCTCAACGCTGAAACAAACCTATTCTCCATTA